In Spodoptera frugiperda isolate SF20-4 chromosome 28, AGI-APGP_CSIRO_Sfru_2.0, whole genome shotgun sequence, one genomic interval encodes:
- the LOC126912704 gene encoding DDB1- and CUL4-associated factor 13 — protein sequence MSKMKIKVISRNPDDYLRATKRDIHKLPRNYDPTLHPLEAPREYVRAMNAVKLERVFAKPFIGNLDGHRDGVSSLAKHPSRLAVLASGAFDGEIRLWDLAVRKCTRNFVAHEGWVRALCFTPKGDTFTSVGDDKTIKTWKSEVQSPDDEEPVNTLLSMSVVTGVTHHRSKPIFATCGEHCQLWENTRNEPVKVFKWGVDSLHHVSFNQVEQNLLASCASDRSVILYDCRESGPLRKVVMELRSNALSWNPMEAFIFTVANEDYNLYTFDVRKLKQPINVHMGHTSAVIDVDYAPTGREFVAGSYDKTVRIFESLKGNSRDVYHTKRMQRLTCVKWTLDNKYILSGSDEMNIRMWKARASEKLGVLKPRERTALNYADSLKEKFANHPQVKRIARHRHVPKHILNAQNEIRTIKQKAKRKEGNRRAHSKPGAIPFVPERQRHIVKEDE from the exons ATGTCAAAAATGAAGATTAAAGTTATAAGTCGTAATCCAGATGATTATCTGCGTGCTACAAAGCGGGATATCCACAAAC TACCTCGGAACTATGATCCAACTTTGCATCCCCTAGAGGCGCCGCGTGAATATGTTCGCGCAATGAATGCTGTTAAACTTGAGAGAGTATTTGCTAAGCCCTTTATAGGCAACCTAGATGGACATAGAGACGGCGTCTCCAGTCTTGCCAAACATCCAAGCAGACTAGCAGTTCTGGCTAGTGGAGCTTTTGATGGAGAAATTCGTTTATGGGATTTAGCTGTAAGAAAATGTACAAGAAATTTTGTTGCTCATGAAGGCTGGGTGCGTGCCCTATGTTTCACACCCAAGGGCGACACATTTACGAGTGTTGGTGATgacaaaactattaaaacatGGAAATCTGAAGTTCAATCTCCTGATGATGAAGAACCTGTGAACACTTTGCTCAGTATGTCAGTAGTCACTGGAGTAACTCATCATAGAAGTAAGCCAATATTTGCTACATGTGGAGAACACTGTCAGTTATGGGAGAATACCAGAAATGAGCCTGTGAAAGTATTCAAATGGGGTGTGGACAGCTTACATCATGTTTCTTTCAATCAG GTTGAGCAAAACTTGCTAGCATCATGTGCGAGTGATAGAAGTGTAATTCTCTATGATTGTCGTGAATCTGGACCATTAAGGAAGGTAGTTATGGAGCTAAGGTCAAATGCTCTGTCTTGGAATCCAATGGAAGCCTTCATATTTACAGTAGCAAATGAAGATTACAA tttATACACCTTTGATGTGAGGAAACTAAAACAACCAATTAATGTTCACATGGGACACACATCAGCTGTAATAGATGTGGATTATGCACCAACTGGAAGAGAGTTTGTAGCTGGAAGCTATGATAAAACTGTGAGGATATTTGAAAGTCTCAAAGGAAACTCGAGGGATGTTTACCACACAAAGAGAATGCAAAGACTAACATGTGTTAAATGGACCTTAGACAACAAATACATACTTTCTGGTTCAGATGAAATGAACATCAGAATGTGGAAAGCTAGAGCATCAGAAAAACTTGGTGTg CTCAAACCACGTGAAAGAACAGCATTGAACTATGCAGATTCATTAAAGGAGAAGTTTGCCAACCATCCACAAGTGAAACGTATAGCACGTCATAGACATGTACCCAAACACATCTTGAACGCCCAGAACGAAATCAGAACTATCAAACAAAAGGCTAAGAGGAAAGAAGGCAACCGCCGTGCACACAGCAAACCAGGCGCCATTCCCTTCGTGCCAGAACGACAAAGACATATTGTTAAGGAGGATGAATAA
- the LOC126912705 gene encoding kelch domain-containing protein 3, which yields MRWTVHIEGGPMRVNHAAVCIGDKIYSFGGYCSTEEYKDWEPIPVHVLDTNTLRWAPVNYKRTDVAPFQRYGHTTVAYGDKVFMWGGRNNAVACDTLSCFDTKTLEWTTPAVSGMVPYAKDGHSACVIGNKMYIFGGFEYLTDQYSQEVHCLNLDTLQWSYIDARGTAPSHRDFHTAVAVDKKMYIFGGRGDLNSPYNSQEEIYCPQVFYLDTVEEKWVAVNPGGTWPEGRRSHSSWLYKGYMYIFGGFNGNSKTHFNDLYRYSIKENIWQFINVGGSVPCKRRRQACLIHKDIVYLFGGTSPCPGNSNRIPENVDNNPERLIDNSDLHLLDYQPSLKTLCILNVLQHNLDTSILPRDIIVDIRLMTLPNRISRPINQSG from the exons ATGAGATGGACGGTGCATATAGAGGGTGGACCAATGCGAGTAAATCATGCAGCGGTGTGCATCGGCGATAAAATATACTCCTTCGGAGGATACTGTTCTACCGAAGAATATAAAGATTGGGAACCAATACCAGTTCATGTTTTGGACACAAATACGCTGAGATGGGCACCAGTCAACTACAAGAGAACAGATGTTGCACCTTTTCAGAGATACGGCCATACCACTGTCGCATATGGAGACAAG GTGTTCATGTGGGGAGGCAGAAATAATGCCGTGGCATGTGACACTCTCTCCTGTTTTGATACAAAAACATTAGAATGGACTACGCCGGCGGTCTCTGGCATGGTGCCTTATGCCAAGGACGGACACTCAGCATGCGTCATCGGAAACAAAATGTATATCTTCGGAGGTTTTGAGTATCTTACAGACCAGTATTCTCAAGAAGTGCACTGCCTAAATCTTGACACACTGCAGTGGAGTTACATAGATGCTCGAGGGACAGCCCCATCCCACCGTGACTTCCACACAGCTGTCGCAGTGGACAAGAAAATGTACATATTCGGCGGGCGAGGGGATTTAAACAGCCCTTACAACTCACAAGAGGAAATATATTGCCCGCAAGTATTCTATTTAGACACGGTTGAAGAGAAATGGGTCGCAGTGAATCCTGGTGGAACATGGCCTGAAGGAAGGCGCAGTCACTCGTCTT GGCTTTACAAAGGCTACATGTATATTTTCGGTGGCTTCAATGGGAACTCGAAAACACACTTCAATGATCTCTATAGATATTCAATTAAAGAGAATATCTGGCAATTTATTAATGTAGGTGGCTCAGTGCCTTGCAAGCGACGACGACAAGCATGCCTAATTCATAAAGACATTGTATACCTATTTGGTGGGACAAG TCCTTGTCCTGGTAATAGTAATCGTATCCCAGAGAATGTGGACAACAATCCAGAGAGATTGATAGACAATAGTGACCTGCACCTTCTAGATTACCAACCTTCTCTCAAGACTTTATGTATCCTCAATGTACTGCAACACAACCTCGACACTTCAATACTCCCACGTGATATTAT tgtgGATATCCGCCTGATGACTCTGCCAAACCGCATCAGCAGGCCTATAAACCAATCTGGTTAA